A part of Synechococcus sp. KORDI-49 genomic DNA contains:
- a CDS encoding phosphodiester glycosidase family protein, whose product MLPLAQLPEPLPEVRSAASRSGDRIVIAGQRLTGGWQWQGQRDDLPEELWLPLDLLEGQLGFSRLEDGNLEWYGEQRPLESIPQRPLGDEVALEVADWLAAVGVRSSTRGRQLLLELPAPLLQRLRRGKGSNAGRVVFDLDGPVFVQRLGSDLLLDLRSNPGQQRLLRTLGLQPRQTANGLRLQGQATRLSTLTLADPWRVVLDGLGGPAAEAVRAQQQTPLPLSHPAVAGLVRRGLVLERRQVTVGVKPLEVLRAGGDLPNLGLKLKPLTMVGSQQGLRFLPQLARPAGAVIGINGGFFNRIRQLPLGALRRDGVWLSGPILNRGVIAWDQDSALQFGRLRLDQDLVVNGGRRWGLGYLNSGYVQKGLSRYTRAWGPVYRALSGEEQALLVRDGIVETVYASAALRRGVPLAAQTDLVVARGGAPLPAQPGDRVTLRLRANSMLGESSNVLGGGPLLLQEGRVVLNGRGEGFSPGFLRLSAPRTVVGSGEGGTWLLTLRGSTGSDPTLLETTLAMQQLGLRDALNLDGGSSTTMDVAGRSLMNGRGSSPRIHNGLGLVPG is encoded by the coding sequence ATGCTGCCCCTCGCCCAGCTGCCTGAACCTCTGCCGGAGGTGCGTTCTGCTGCCAGCCGCAGCGGCGACCGCATCGTGATCGCCGGCCAGCGCCTGACGGGAGGCTGGCAGTGGCAGGGGCAGCGCGATGACCTGCCCGAAGAACTCTGGCTGCCGCTGGATCTGCTGGAGGGTCAGCTGGGCTTCAGCCGTCTCGAGGACGGAAACCTGGAGTGGTACGGCGAGCAACGCCCTCTGGAGAGCATTCCGCAGCGGCCCCTCGGTGATGAAGTGGCGCTGGAGGTGGCGGACTGGCTGGCGGCGGTGGGGGTCCGGAGCAGCACCCGCGGCCGTCAGCTGCTGCTGGAGCTTCCGGCACCACTGCTGCAGCGCCTCAGACGTGGCAAGGGCAGCAACGCCGGCCGGGTGGTGTTCGACCTCGATGGACCGGTGTTCGTGCAACGGCTCGGCAGCGATCTGCTTCTGGATCTCCGCAGCAACCCTGGCCAGCAACGCCTGCTGCGGACCCTGGGGCTGCAACCGCGCCAGACCGCGAACGGACTGCGCCTGCAGGGCCAGGCAACCCGGCTGAGCACACTCACCCTGGCCGATCCCTGGCGCGTAGTGCTCGACGGCCTCGGGGGGCCGGCAGCCGAGGCCGTGAGGGCTCAGCAACAGACCCCCCTGCCCCTGAGCCATCCCGCTGTTGCGGGCCTGGTGCGCCGCGGGCTGGTGCTGGAGCGCCGCCAGGTGACCGTTGGGGTGAAGCCGCTGGAAGTGCTGCGCGCCGGAGGCGACCTGCCGAACCTCGGACTGAAGCTCAAACCCCTGACGATGGTGGGCAGCCAGCAGGGCCTGCGTTTCCTTCCTCAGCTGGCGCGCCCCGCCGGTGCGGTGATCGGGATCAACGGTGGGTTCTTCAACCGGATCCGCCAGCTCCCGCTCGGTGCCCTGCGGCGTGATGGTGTCTGGCTGTCCGGACCGATCCTCAATCGTGGCGTGATCGCCTGGGACCAGGACAGCGCGCTGCAGTTCGGACGGCTGCGGCTGGACCAGGACCTGGTGGTGAATGGAGGACGCCGCTGGGGTCTCGGCTATCTCAACAGCGGCTACGTGCAGAAGGGCCTCAGCCGCTACACCCGCGCCTGGGGACCGGTGTACCGGGCCCTCAGCGGAGAGGAGCAGGCGCTGCTGGTGCGCGACGGCATCGTCGAGACCGTTTATGCGTCCGCGGCACTGCGTCGGGGGGTTCCCCTGGCGGCACAGACGGATCTGGTGGTCGCCCGCGGTGGTGCTCCGCTGCCGGCTCAACCCGGGGACAGGGTCACGTTGCGGCTGCGGGCGAACAGCATGCTCGGGGAATCCAGCAACGTGCTCGGAGGCGGCCCCTTGCTGCTGCAGGAGGGCCGCGTGGTGCTCAACGGCCGCGGAGAAGGATTCAGTCCGGGGTTTCTCCGCCTGTCGGCGCCCCGCACCGTGGTCGGCAGCGGCGAGGGCGGCACGTGGCTGCTCACCCTGCGCGGGTCCACCGGCAGCGATCCGACCCTGCTGGAGACGACCCTGGCCATGCAGCAGCTGGGGCTGCGGGATGCCCTCAACCTGGATGGCGGCAGTTCGACCACCATGGACGTGGCCGGCCGCAGCCTGATGAACGGACGCGGCAGCTCGCCCCGGATCCACAACGGCCTGGGCCTGGTCCCCGGCTGA
- the gltB gene encoding glutamate synthase large subunit produces MPESTCPAAFWPYRDSPAPESVAGEKDACGVGFLAQLSGETSHWVLQQALRGLGCMEHRGGCGGDGDSGDGAGVLCEIPWTYLRAVWPDAASAKGLGMLFMPQDPGKRDLAHQFCEDEAAALGLSSAGWRVVPVDPAVLGPMARQTAPVIEQWLLAGDAEGDAFEALLLRLRRRIGARAREAWGFEGSLDVYVASLSSRTVVYKGMVRSEVLAQYYADLRDPRFEVSFAVYHRRFSTNTLPRWPLAQPMRLLGHNGEINTLLGNLNWAKASEASLSEVWGDAAADLNPVVNPGFSDSANLDATLELMVRSGRSITDSLITLVPEAFRNQPDLDSRPQVTAMYEFNAGIQEPWDGPALLVFADGKRVGATLDRNGLRPARWCTTADGFVIMGSETGVVDLSGKTVVQKGRLGPGQMVAVDLEAGQLLDNWTVKEDAAGRFPYEDWLQQHRRSVAAQPWTQERQIGELDLLRLQTAMGFTAEDFDLVIEDMAGLGKEPTYCMGDDIPLAVLSEKPHLLYDYFKQRFAQVTNPPIDPLREKLVMSLEMHLGERRPALKPQAEAAAVIHLDTPVLNEAELAAISQQGLPVTTLSTQVAVEACAGGLSSALDALCQAAEEAVRGGAQVLVLSDRVDRAGAPAPLTATVVAMPALLAVGAVHHHLLRQKLRLHCSLVVDTAQCWSTHHMACLIGYGASAVCPWLTWETTRHWLAHPKTQKRIEQGKLPALDADKVQANVRVSLENGLRKILSKIGISLLASYHGAQIFEAIGLGADVIATAFTGTTSRVAGMTLSELANETLSLHAKAFPELNRSKLEFMGFVQYRTGGEYHLNSPDMAKALHAAVKTGPGYDHFSTYKTLLENRPVTALRDLLEFKLAPSPLPLDQVESAESLCSRFCTGGMSLGALSREAHEVLAVAMNRIGGKSNSGEGGEDPARFQVLNDVDGEGRSAAFPSIGGLRNGDTACSAIKQVASGRFGVTAEYLRSGRQLEIKVAQGAKPGEGGQLPGPKVDEYIAWLRNSKPGVALISPPPHHDIYSIEDLAQLIHDLHQVHPKAPVSVKLVAEIGIGTIAAGVAKANADVIQISGHDGGTGASPLSSIKHAGSPWELGLTEVHRSLLENGLRDRVLLRADGGLKTGWDVVIAALLGAEEYGFGSVAMIAEGCIMARVCHTNNCPVGVATQKEALRKRFTGVPEHVVNFFWYVAEEVRQLLSLLGVAKLEDLIGRSDLLQPRAVQLAKTKGVDLASLLAPIQGAEDRAWLRHSAEAHGNGPILEDQLLADAELMAALESHGSLSRTIAIINTDRSVGARLAGEIAQRHGNRGFKGALDLTFRGAAGQSFGAFLVQGMNVRLEGEANDYVGKGMNSGSISLVPSDGCADPGDQVILGNTCLYGATGGELFALGRAGERFGVRNSGARAVVEGAGDHCCEYMTGGVVVVLGSTGRNVGAGMTGGVTFLLDEGDRVVPRVNPEIVEVCSITTAEQETMLKGLLEAHVAATASSTASALLADWAAAKGRFKVLVPPSERAAMGLTQKQAVAA; encoded by the coding sequence ATGCCCGAATCCACCTGTCCCGCAGCGTTCTGGCCCTATCGGGACAGTCCAGCGCCCGAGTCGGTCGCGGGAGAGAAGGATGCCTGCGGCGTTGGATTCCTGGCGCAGCTGTCGGGTGAGACCAGCCACTGGGTTCTGCAGCAGGCTCTGCGGGGTCTCGGCTGCATGGAACACCGTGGCGGCTGTGGTGGTGACGGGGATTCCGGCGATGGCGCTGGGGTGCTCTGCGAAATCCCATGGACCTATCTGAGGGCGGTCTGGCCTGATGCGGCATCGGCGAAAGGTCTTGGAATGCTGTTCATGCCTCAGGACCCCGGCAAGCGGGACCTGGCGCATCAGTTCTGCGAGGACGAAGCTGCGGCTCTGGGGCTGAGCTCCGCCGGTTGGCGGGTGGTGCCGGTGGATCCCGCTGTGCTGGGACCGATGGCGCGGCAGACCGCACCCGTGATCGAGCAATGGCTGCTGGCCGGTGATGCCGAGGGCGATGCCTTTGAAGCGCTGCTGCTGCGTCTGCGCCGCCGGATCGGTGCCCGCGCCCGAGAGGCCTGGGGCTTCGAGGGCTCGCTGGATGTCTACGTGGCCTCCTTGAGCAGCCGCACCGTTGTGTACAAGGGCATGGTGCGCTCCGAGGTGCTGGCGCAGTACTACGCCGATCTGCGGGACCCCCGCTTTGAAGTGAGCTTCGCGGTGTATCACCGCCGCTTCAGCACCAACACCCTGCCCCGCTGGCCCCTCGCTCAACCGATGCGGTTGCTGGGCCACAACGGTGAGATCAACACCCTGTTGGGCAACCTCAACTGGGCGAAGGCCTCAGAAGCCAGCCTTTCGGAGGTCTGGGGAGATGCAGCGGCTGACCTCAATCCGGTGGTCAACCCGGGCTTCAGCGACTCGGCCAATCTCGACGCCACGCTTGAGCTGATGGTGCGCAGCGGCCGCTCGATCACCGACAGCCTGATCACGCTGGTGCCGGAGGCCTTCCGCAACCAGCCCGATCTCGACAGCCGTCCGCAGGTGACGGCGATGTACGAATTCAATGCCGGCATCCAGGAGCCCTGGGACGGCCCCGCCCTGCTGGTGTTCGCCGACGGCAAGCGGGTGGGCGCCACCTTGGATCGCAATGGACTGCGACCGGCCCGTTGGTGCACCACCGCGGATGGGTTCGTGATCATGGGATCGGAAACCGGCGTTGTGGATCTCAGCGGCAAGACCGTGGTCCAGAAGGGGCGCCTCGGTCCGGGCCAGATGGTGGCGGTGGATCTGGAGGCCGGGCAGCTGCTGGACAACTGGACCGTGAAGGAGGACGCCGCCGGGCGCTTCCCTTACGAGGACTGGCTGCAGCAGCACCGTCGCAGCGTTGCGGCCCAGCCCTGGACGCAGGAGCGCCAGATCGGCGAGCTGGATCTGCTGCGGCTGCAGACCGCCATGGGTTTCACCGCCGAAGACTTCGATCTGGTGATCGAGGACATGGCCGGTCTGGGCAAGGAGCCCACGTACTGCATGGGGGATGACATCCCACTGGCGGTGCTCTCCGAGAAGCCGCACCTGCTGTACGACTACTTCAAACAGCGCTTCGCCCAGGTCACCAACCCACCGATCGATCCCCTGCGGGAAAAGCTGGTGATGAGCCTGGAGATGCATCTGGGTGAACGTCGCCCGGCGCTGAAGCCCCAGGCGGAGGCCGCCGCGGTGATTCACCTGGACACTCCGGTGCTGAATGAAGCCGAGCTGGCGGCGATCAGCCAGCAGGGTCTGCCGGTGACGACCCTCTCCACTCAGGTGGCTGTTGAGGCCTGTGCCGGTGGCCTCAGCTCAGCCCTGGATGCGCTCTGCCAGGCAGCGGAGGAGGCAGTGCGCGGCGGCGCTCAGGTGCTGGTGCTGTCCGACCGGGTCGACCGTGCCGGTGCTCCGGCTCCGCTGACGGCCACCGTTGTGGCGATGCCGGCGCTGTTGGCGGTGGGTGCGGTGCATCACCATCTGCTGCGTCAGAAGCTGCGGCTGCATTGCTCGCTGGTGGTGGACACCGCCCAGTGCTGGAGCACCCATCACATGGCCTGCCTGATCGGTTACGGCGCCAGCGCTGTCTGCCCCTGGCTCACCTGGGAGACCACCCGTCACTGGTTGGCTCATCCCAAAACGCAGAAGCGGATCGAGCAGGGCAAGCTGCCGGCTCTGGATGCCGACAAGGTGCAGGCGAATGTGCGGGTGTCGCTGGAGAACGGCCTGCGCAAGATCCTTTCGAAGATCGGCATCTCGTTGCTGGCCAGTTATCACGGCGCTCAGATCTTCGAGGCGATCGGCCTCGGCGCCGATGTGATCGCCACCGCCTTCACCGGTACCACCAGCCGTGTGGCTGGCATGACCCTGTCCGAACTGGCCAACGAGACGCTGTCGCTGCATGCCAAGGCCTTCCCGGAGCTGAACCGCAGCAAGCTGGAGTTCATGGGCTTCGTGCAGTACCGCACCGGCGGTGAGTACCACCTCAACAGTCCGGACATGGCCAAGGCCCTGCATGCGGCGGTGAAGACCGGGCCGGGTTACGACCATTTCTCCACCTACAAGACCCTGCTGGAGAACCGGCCGGTCACGGCTCTGCGGGATCTGCTGGAGTTCAAGCTGGCGCCGTCGCCGCTTCCCCTCGACCAGGTGGAAAGTGCCGAAAGCCTCTGCAGCCGCTTCTGCACCGGCGGCATGAGTCTTGGGGCCCTGTCGCGCGAGGCTCACGAAGTGCTGGCGGTGGCGATGAACCGCATCGGTGGCAAGAGCAACAGCGGTGAAGGTGGCGAGGATCCGGCCCGCTTCCAGGTGCTCAACGATGTGGATGGCGAGGGGCGCTCAGCCGCCTTCCCGAGCATCGGCGGCCTGCGCAATGGCGACACCGCCTGCTCGGCGATCAAGCAGGTGGCCTCCGGCCGCTTCGGCGTCACGGCCGAATACCTGCGCAGCGGCAGACAGCTGGAGATCAAGGTGGCCCAGGGGGCCAAACCCGGAGAGGGCGGACAGCTGCCCGGCCCGAAGGTGGATGAGTACATCGCCTGGCTGCGCAACAGCAAACCCGGCGTGGCGCTGATCTCGCCGCCGCCGCATCACGACATCTATTCAATCGAGGATCTGGCGCAGCTGATCCATGACCTGCACCAGGTGCATCCCAAGGCGCCGGTGAGCGTGAAGCTGGTGGCCGAGATCGGCATCGGCACCATCGCCGCAGGTGTGGCCAAGGCCAATGCCGATGTGATTCAGATCTCCGGCCATGACGGCGGCACCGGTGCCTCACCGCTGAGTTCGATCAAACACGCCGGCAGCCCCTGGGAACTGGGGCTCACCGAGGTGCATCGCAGCCTGCTGGAGAACGGTCTGCGGGATCGGGTGCTGCTGCGCGCCGATGGCGGCCTCAAGACCGGTTGGGACGTGGTGATCGCCGCTCTGCTCGGTGCGGAGGAATACGGCTTCGGTTCGGTGGCGATGATCGCCGAGGGCTGCATCATGGCCCGCGTCTGCCACACCAATAACTGCCCTGTGGGGGTGGCCACCCAGAAGGAAGCCCTGCGCAAGCGCTTCACCGGCGTGCCCGAGCACGTGGTGAATTTCTTCTGGTATGTGGCAGAAGAGGTTCGTCAGCTGCTCAGCCTGCTCGGCGTCGCCAAACTCGAGGACTTGATCGGCCGCAGCGACCTGCTGCAGCCGCGTGCGGTGCAGCTGGCCAAAACCAAGGGCGTGGATCTTGCCAGCCTGCTGGCACCGATCCAGGGGGCGGAAGACCGTGCCTGGCTGCGCCACAGCGCCGAAGCCCACGGCAATGGCCCGATTCTTGAGGATCAGCTGCTGGCCGACGCCGAGCTGATGGCTGCGCTGGAGAGCCACGGCTCCCTGAGCCGCACGATCGCGATCATCAACACCGATCGCAGCGTCGGTGCCCGCCTGGCCGGTGAGATCGCCCAGCGCCACGGCAACCGCGGCTTCAAGGGGGCGTTGGATCTCACCTTCCGCGGTGCGGCCGGCCAGAGCTTCGGCGCCTTCCTGGTGCAGGGCATGAACGTGCGCCTGGAAGGAGAAGCCAACGACTACGTGGGCAAGGGCATGAACAGCGGCAGCATCAGCCTGGTGCCGTCCGATGGCTGCGCTGATCCCGGCGATCAGGTGATCCTCGGCAACACCTGCCTCTATGGCGCCACGGGCGGTGAACTGTTCGCCCTCGGCCGTGCCGGCGAGCGCTTCGGGGTGCGCAACAGCGGTGCCCGCGCTGTGGTGGAAGGTGCCGGCGACCATTGCTGCGAGTACATGACCGGTGGTGTGGTGGTGGTGCTGGGCAGCACCGGCCGCAATGTCGGGGCCGGCATGACCGGCGGCGTCACCTTCCTGCTGGATGAGGGCGATCGGGTGGTGCCGCGGGTGAACCCTGAGATCGTGGAGGTCTGCAGCATCACCACGGCTGAGCAGGAGACCATGCTCAAGGGCCTGCTGGAGGCGCATGTGGCGGCCACCGCCAGCAGCACAGCCTCAGCGCTGCTGGCGGACTGGGCCGCGGCGAAGGGCCGTTTCAAAGTGCTGGTGCCACCGAGCGAGCGGGCGGCGATGGGGCTGACGCAGAAGCAGGCGGTGGCGGCCTGA
- a CDS encoding helix-turn-helix domain-containing protein: MPRLQTVLLDPTARGQASVLEVMEGVCRVYCPCEETEGMTLAFLQSGDRLRTDRLCSDGACVEALTALRCRRDAVGENEIGIDAVNEWTLQLLRIRHLGQAEQRLHALLALLVNRLGLRCSDSFQLPFRLTHDRFGELIGATRVTTTRLMSKWRQSELVDFSGGNLSMSFSPELIESAPLSF; the protein is encoded by the coding sequence ATGCCGCGGCTGCAGACCGTGCTTCTCGATCCGACAGCGCGAGGCCAGGCCAGTGTTCTTGAGGTGATGGAAGGGGTTTGCAGGGTCTATTGCCCCTGCGAGGAAACAGAGGGGATGACCTTGGCCTTCCTGCAGTCCGGTGATCGGCTTCGTACGGATCGCCTTTGCAGTGATGGAGCCTGCGTCGAAGCCCTCACGGCTCTGCGCTGTCGCCGGGATGCCGTTGGTGAGAACGAGATCGGAATTGATGCGGTGAACGAATGGACGTTGCAGCTCTTACGCATCCGCCATCTCGGTCAGGCCGAACAACGGCTACATGCATTGCTGGCCTTGCTGGTCAATCGTCTTGGTCTGAGGTGCAGTGATTCCTTCCAGCTGCCATTCCGCCTCACCCACGACCGATTTGGTGAATTGATCGGAGCAACAAGGGTGACGACAACTCGCCTGATGTCGAAGTGGCGACAGTCTGAATTGGTCGATTTCAGTGGTGGGAATCTTTCGATGAGCTTTTCACCGGAACTCATTGAAAGCGCACCGCTCTCATTCTGA
- the rpsG gene encoding 30S ribosomal protein S7 — protein sequence MSRRNAAEKRPILPDPQFNSRLASMMVARLMQHGKKSTAQRILSDAFGLINERTGGDPLELFETAVKNATPLVEVRARRVGGATYQVPMEVRQERGTAMALRWLVSFSRSRNGRSMAQKLAGELMDAANEAGSAVRKREETHKMAEANKAFAHYRY from the coding sequence ATGTCCCGCCGCAACGCCGCTGAAAAACGCCCGATCCTTCCGGACCCGCAGTTCAACAGCCGACTGGCCTCGATGATGGTGGCCCGGTTGATGCAGCACGGCAAGAAGTCCACGGCCCAGCGGATCCTCTCGGATGCTTTCGGCCTGATCAACGAGCGCACCGGTGGTGATCCCCTCGAACTGTTCGAGACCGCGGTCAAGAACGCCACGCCGCTGGTCGAGGTGCGGGCCCGCCGGGTGGGTGGTGCCACCTACCAAGTGCCGATGGAAGTCCGTCAGGAACGGGGCACCGCCATGGCCCTGCGCTGGCTGGTGAGCTTCTCCCGCTCCCGCAACGGCCGCAGCATGGCTCAGAAACTCGCCGGCGAACTGATGGACGCCGCCAACGAAGCCGGCAGCGCCGTTCGCAAGCGCGAAGAGACCCACAAGATGGCAGAAGCCAACAAGGCTTTCGCCCACTACCGCTACTGA
- a CDS encoding AIR synthase, translated as MAAANLRLTPTAAAELGRQASVAGTPGQMHLDLTPGECAEHVIRIRPGHLAGVAIARADGVTLHAPREQLSLLQGLILDYRGDLSGGGFLIRGGDAIQLCACGSAFSRQG; from the coding sequence ATGGCTGCCGCCAACCTGCGCCTGACCCCGACGGCAGCAGCGGAACTGGGGCGCCAGGCATCCGTGGCCGGCACTCCCGGCCAGATGCATCTGGATCTCACGCCCGGTGAGTGTGCCGAGCATGTGATCCGCATCCGTCCCGGCCATCTCGCCGGTGTGGCCATCGCCCGTGCCGATGGTGTCACCCTGCATGCTCCGCGCGAGCAGCTGAGCCTGCTGCAGGGCCTGATCCTCGACTACCGGGGCGACCTCAGCGGTGGAGGCTTTCTGATCCGCGGCGGCGACGCCATCCAACTCTGCGCCTGCGGCAGCGCATTCAGTCGTCAGGGATAG
- the rpsL gene encoding 30S ribosomal protein S12, with protein sequence MPTIQQLIRTERQRLKAKTKSPALKACPERRGVCTRVYTSTPKKPNSALRKVARVRLTSGFEVTAYIGGIGHNLQEHSVVLIRGGRVKDLPGVRYHIIRGTLDTSGVKDRRQSRSKYGAKTPKE encoded by the coding sequence ATGCCAACCATCCAACAGCTGATCCGCACGGAGCGCCAGCGCCTCAAGGCCAAGACCAAGTCCCCGGCCCTGAAAGCCTGTCCCGAACGCCGGGGCGTGTGCACCCGGGTGTACACCTCCACGCCGAAGAAACCCAATTCGGCTCTGCGCAAGGTGGCCCGTGTACGGCTCACCTCCGGATTCGAGGTCACCGCTTACATCGGGGGCATCGGCCACAACCTTCAGGAGCACTCCGTTGTGCTGATCCGCGGCGGTCGTGTCAAGGATCTACCCGGTGTGAGATATCACATCATTCGCGGAACCCTGGACACCTCCGGCGTGAAAGACCGTCGTCAGTCACGCTCCAAGTACGGCGCCAAGACTCCGAAGGAGTGA
- a CDS encoding YciI family protein produces the protein MAWFIKHETFTPQTAELSLDQRRPHLEAHRAWVEQQGAEGRRIRSGFLVDEQRRPGGGGLLIFEAASYTEALAWVQQDPMIQAGLVSWTLQQWIPVSGDGWP, from the coding sequence GTGGCCTGGTTCATCAAGCACGAAACCTTCACGCCGCAGACCGCCGAGCTGTCCCTGGACCAGCGGCGGCCGCACCTGGAGGCCCACCGGGCCTGGGTGGAGCAGCAGGGTGCAGAGGGCCGGCGGATCCGCAGCGGCTTTCTGGTGGATGAACAGCGCCGCCCCGGTGGCGGCGGGCTGCTGATCTTTGAGGCGGCGTCCTACACCGAAGCCCTGGCGTGGGTGCAGCAGGACCCGATGATCCAGGCCGGCCTGGTGAGCTGGACGTTGCAGCAGTGGATTCCCGTCAGCGGGGATGGCTGGCCATGA
- the lipA gene encoding lipoyl synthase, whose protein sequence is MLKPEWLRVKAPQRERIGAVADLLLDLKLNTVCQEASCPNIGECFAGGTATFLIMGPGCTRACPYCDIDFDKSVRELDPTEPERLGEAVARLGLKHVVITSVNRDDLADGGASQFVACIEQVKQRSPLTTIELLIPDFCGNWDALATVMAAAPHVLNHNIETVPRMYRLARPQGIYERSLELLQRVRQGWPSVYSKSGLMVGLGETDEEVITVLRDLRAHRVDIVTIGQYLSPGPKHLAVDRFVTPEQFDHYRHVGEEELGFLQVVSTPLTRSSYHAGEVQRLMASHPR, encoded by the coding sequence GTGCTCAAGCCCGAGTGGTTGCGCGTCAAAGCCCCGCAGCGGGAAAGGATCGGCGCTGTCGCCGACCTGCTGCTCGACCTCAAGCTGAACACGGTCTGCCAGGAAGCCAGCTGCCCCAACATCGGTGAGTGCTTCGCTGGCGGCACCGCCACCTTTCTGATCATGGGGCCTGGCTGCACCCGAGCCTGCCCCTACTGCGACATCGATTTCGACAAGAGCGTCCGTGAGCTCGACCCCACAGAACCGGAACGGTTGGGGGAGGCGGTGGCCCGCCTTGGCCTCAAACACGTGGTGATCACCTCGGTGAACCGCGACGACCTGGCCGATGGCGGTGCCTCCCAGTTCGTGGCCTGCATCGAGCAGGTGAAGCAGCGCTCACCGCTCACCACGATCGAGCTGCTGATCCCCGATTTCTGCGGCAACTGGGACGCCCTGGCCACCGTGATGGCCGCCGCCCCCCATGTGCTGAACCACAACATCGAAACGGTGCCGCGCATGTACCGGCTGGCTCGCCCCCAGGGCATTTACGAGCGCTCACTGGAGCTGCTGCAACGGGTGCGCCAGGGCTGGCCAAGCGTATACAGCAAATCCGGCCTGATGGTGGGACTCGGTGAAACCGACGAGGAGGTGATCACGGTGCTGCGCGACCTGCGCGCCCACCGGGTGGACATCGTCACCATCGGCCAGTACCTCTCCCCCGGCCCCAAGCACCTGGCGGTGGACCGTTTCGTGACGCCCGAGCAGTTCGACCACTACCGCCACGTCGGCGAAGAGGAGCTGGGCTTCCTGCAGGTGGTGAGCACCCCCCTCACCCGCAGCAGCTATCACGCCGGTGAGGTGCAGCGGCTCATGGCCAGCCATCCCCGCTGA
- a CDS encoding iron uptake porin produces MVPLTLSLLAPLAAEASEPLNRLNRWMDLTPEDWAYRELAQLNQQHSCVSGQADGMARSPAAMTRNEAAALLQACLNKVSVTTDAIRRLIWEFEAELAILKGRADAVEARVGELDATSFSTTTKLSGLATFVLGANRFMGSADALVNQNNQRFGATSFNNDLQLSLETSFTGKDLLTTVLRAGNFDGDSNVFGGAGPSSLATLETAFQEGATPNLLAIDKIFYAFPIGDAFTITAGPRVGQEDMLALWPSVYPSDAILDVLTLNGAPGAYNKTLGAGAGISWSPGDNLSLSLNYVAANGNSSSPLAGGIATAHADSAATLQVGYEQEAWRLAVTYSALMGGEEQLAPGFTHALGVGGSWQPEQSGWLPSISGGWGYNRRDSDSQSWSLGLEWSDVLIDGHSIGMGVGQPVIASTIDDGLVWEWWTSWPISDSISVTPALFLLTRPLGEATPSQRTVQQLGALVKTSFRF; encoded by the coding sequence ATGGTTCCGCTGACCCTCAGCCTGCTGGCACCGCTGGCGGCCGAAGCCAGCGAGCCACTGAACCGCCTCAACCGATGGATGGATCTGACCCCTGAGGACTGGGCCTATCGGGAGCTGGCGCAGCTGAACCAGCAGCACAGCTGCGTCTCCGGCCAAGCCGATGGCATGGCCCGGAGCCCAGCAGCCATGACACGCAACGAAGCAGCGGCTCTGCTGCAGGCTTGCTTGAACAAGGTGAGCGTGACGACGGATGCCATCAGGCGTCTGATCTGGGAATTCGAAGCGGAACTGGCCATCCTCAAGGGCCGCGCGGACGCCGTGGAGGCCCGTGTCGGGGAACTGGACGCGACGTCTTTCTCCACCACCACCAAGCTGAGCGGTCTGGCGACGTTCGTGCTGGGGGCCAACCGGTTCATGGGGTCCGCCGACGCCCTCGTGAATCAGAACAACCAACGCTTCGGAGCGACCAGCTTCAACAACGATCTGCAGCTCAGCCTGGAGACCAGCTTCACGGGGAAAGACCTGCTGACCACCGTTCTGCGTGCTGGAAACTTCGATGGCGACAGCAATGTGTTCGGTGGGGCGGGACCCAGCAGCCTCGCCACCCTGGAAACGGCGTTTCAGGAAGGCGCCACGCCGAACCTTCTGGCGATCGACAAGATCTTCTACGCCTTCCCCATCGGTGACGCCTTCACCATCACCGCCGGACCCCGGGTGGGGCAGGAAGACATGCTCGCTCTCTGGCCAAGCGTGTACCCCAGTGATGCCATCCTCGATGTGCTGACTCTCAATGGCGCTCCAGGGGCGTACAACAAAACACTGGGCGCCGGGGCAGGCATCAGCTGGAGCCCAGGAGACAACCTGAGCCTGTCGCTCAACTACGTGGCAGCGAACGGCAACAGCAGTTCCCCGCTCGCTGGCGGGATCGCCACAGCCCATGCCGACAGTGCCGCGACGCTGCAGGTCGGCTACGAGCAAGAGGCCTGGCGGCTGGCGGTGACCTACTCAGCCCTGATGGGCGGTGAGGAGCAGCTCGCACCGGGATTCACCCATGCCCTCGGCGTCGGTGGCTCCTGGCAGCCGGAGCAGAGTGGCTGGCTTCCCTCGATCAGCGGCGGCTGGGGCTACAACCGCCGTGACAGCGACAGTCAATCCTGGAGCCTCGGGCTGGAGTGGAGCGATGTGCTGATCGATGGACACAGCATCGGCATGGGGGTGGGACAACCGGTGATCGCCAGCACGATCGATGACGGCCTGGTGTGGGAATGGTGGACCTCCTGGCCGATCAGCGACTCCATCAGCGTCACTCCCGCGCTGTTTCTGCTGACGCGACCGCTGGGGGAGGCAACACCATCGCAGCGCACGGTTCAGCAACTCGGAGCCCTGGTGAAGACCAGTTTCCGGTTCTAA